The Pseudomonadota bacterium DNA window TGCAACTCAACTACTTCACCGGTTCGCTCATCCTTGACCATATGCGCAAATTTAATAATATAAGAATTTCTCAGGCGTACCTCCCGGCCTGGACCGAGACGTTTGTACTTTTTCGGGGGGTCTTCGTTGAAGTCGTCGCGCTCGATGTAGAGCACCCTGGAAAAGAGAACCCTGCGCGTTCCCATGGCAGGATTATGCGGATGATTGGCACATTCAAACTCTTCCACTTGCCCTTCGGGGTAATTGTAGATGACAACCCTAAGAGGCCTGAGAACCCCCATCACGCGTGGCGCCCGTTCATTCAGATCCTCGCGGACACAATGCTCAAGAAGAGAAATATCAACGAGATTTTCCTTCTTAGCCACCCCGATTTTCGTGCAAAAGTTTCTGATAGCCTCCGGCGTGTAGCCCCGCCTTTTCATCCCCGCCACAGTTGGCATCCGTGGATCATCCCAGCCTGCAACATGTCCTTTTTCGACTAATTCGATCAACTTCCGCTTGCTCAAGATCGTGTAACTAAGATTGAGGCGGGCGAATTCAATTTGCTGGGGGCGATTATTTGCAATCAACTGATCAACAATCCAATCATACAAGGGGCGATTGTTTTCAAACTCAAGGGTGCAAATCGAATGGGTGATCTTTTCGATGGAATCCGAAAGACAGTGGGCAAAGTCGTACATGGGGTAGATGACCCATTTAGTGTCTGTCCGGTAGTGGGGTGCACGTTTGATACGGTAGATAACGGGATCCCGCATGATAATGTTAGGAGAGGCCATATCGATTTTAGCACGAAGGACGTGGGCTCCGTCCTCGAATTCACCGGAGCGCATTCGGGCAAACAGGTCGAGGTTCTCTTCGATGGAGCGGTTTCTATAAGGACTTTCCCTGCCTGACTCGGTGAGCGTTCCGCGGTACTCCCTTATTTCATCCGCACTCAAACTACAGACATATGCCTTGCCAGCCTTAATGAGCTTTACCGCAAATTGATAGAGTTGCTCAAAATAGTCAGAGGCATAGAACAGGCGATCCTCCCAGTCGAACCCTAGCCAGTGGACATCGTTGATAATCGATTCCACATATTCGAGGGATTCGCCACTCGGATCCGTATCGTCGAGCCGTAGATTACAGGTACCACCATATTGCGCGGCAATACCAAAATTAAGGCAGACACTCTTGGCATGTCCGATGTGGAGATAGCCGTTCGGCTCGGGTGGAAAGCGCGTAGCTACACGCCCTTTGTGCTTACCTGTCCTGAAGTCGTCCTCGATGATTTCACGAATGAAATCAGTTGGGGGAGAAACATCCGTTTCTGTCATATTTGAAACTCCTTCACATTTGTTAATGTATTACCACAAGGAGGTTTCTCTTTCAAGAAAAGGGTTGAACCTAAATGGGCTGTTGGCCAAAACAATTTATCGCCGGAACACTGTTTCTCTCGCGCTCCGAGAAAAGTTCTTCCAGCCTCCCCATGTGCAAGGGAATATAGGTTTTTCGGGTAACAGCCTGTTAAGATTTGCTCCCATGCCGCATTATGTTTTTTTAAATAGTGGAGAAAATAGTGGAGAG harbors:
- a CDS encoding glutamine--tRNA ligase/YqeY domain fusion protein — protein: MTETDVSPPTDFIREIIEDDFRTGKHKGRVATRFPPEPNGYLHIGHAKSVCLNFGIAAQYGGTCNLRLDDTDPSGESLEYVESIINDVHWLGFDWEDRLFYASDYFEQLYQFAVKLIKAGKAYVCSLSADEIREYRGTLTESGRESPYRNRSIEENLDLFARMRSGEFEDGAHVLRAKIDMASPNIIMRDPVIYRIKRAPHYRTDTKWVIYPMYDFAHCLSDSIEKITHSICTLEFENNRPLYDWIVDQLIANNRPQQIEFARLNLSYTILSKRKLIELVEKGHVAGWDDPRMPTVAGMKRRGYTPEAIRNFCTKIGVAKKENLVDISLLEHCVREDLNERAPRVMGVLRPLRVVIYNYPEGQVEEFECANHPHNPAMGTRRVLFSRVLYIERDDFNEDPPKKYKRLGPGREVRLRNSYIIKFAHMVKDERTGEVVELHCTYDHETRKGPPPDGRKVEGVIHWVSANHSVPAEVRLYDRLFQIADPAGVEDDFTKYVNPGSLETLTSCYVEASLKGAAPGSRYQFERLGYFCVDPKDSLPGKPVFNRIVSLRDSWGKIAGKEKP